In the Desulfuromonas sp. DDH964 genome, CTCCGACCGGCAGCCGGCCGAGCCAGAGCAATTCAACCACCGAGCCCACCAGCAGTCCGCTCTGGGGGGCGCCAAGAATCAGGCCAGCCAAAGGCGCCGCCACAATCGGTCGGGCCAGCATTACCTGCATCGCCGCGGTGCGGTCGAGACCAGCGGCCACCGCCAGCAGGGTGACCCAGAAGAGATCACTTATCGGCATGTCAACCATCGCTCAGCGGCAACAGGTTCTTCCAGGGGCGTTCCCGGTCCGAGGGGATACACTGGGACATGATGCGTACTCCATCCGCCTCCAGTTGCTGCAGGTTGCCGATATCTTCGGGATCGAGGGCAATGGTGCAGGAGAGTTTCTGTTTCCCCGCACCGGCATGCATGTTGCCGAGGTTGAGCTCGTGAAACGGTGCCCCGCTGCGCAACCCCCGCAAGGCATCTTCGGAGGTGGCATACAGCAGCAGGACCCGGAAGTCATCGAGTTCGCCGGTCGACAGGAGCGCTGAACTTTCGGCAACGCTGCCAATGAGCACCTTGATTCCCTTCGGCACCGCCGCTTCCATCAGCATGCGCTGGAACGGAGCGGAGGCGGCCTGATCATTGGCCACAACGATACAATTGGCCCTGACCGCCGGGACCCAGGCTTCCAGCACCTGTCCGTGAATCAGTCGGTTGTCGATACGGACCAGAACAATACTCATGGAGACAAGACCTTCAACCGCACCCCTATTTGGTGAGAAACTCACTTGCCAGGGTAATGCCCTGCTGGCCATACGCCTTGACCAGGGCGGCCCGCTCGACCAGGGAAAGATTTTCCTGGGTATTAAAAAACTTGAGGATCATCGGCAAGTTGACGCCAGTCAGCACCTCGACCTTCCCGGGATCGAGAAAAGTAAGGCTGAGATTGGCGGGAGTCCCGCCGAACATGTCGGTCATGATCAGCACCCCGTGGCCGTCACCGCCAACCTCCTCGATGGCAGCGGCCAGGCGGCCGCGGATCTCCTCCACCGCGTCTTCCCGACGGATGGCGATACTGCGTGCCATGGCAAGCGGACCGATAATGGTACTGCAGGCCTGCAGAAACTCTTCGGCGAGGTTTCCGTGGGTGGCGATAATCAGACCGGTCATCGAATTCTTATCCCTTGTCGAGATCCCGATGGGTTGTCTGCACGGTGATTCCGGTGCCGGCAATGAGAGGGCTGAGCGCCTCGGCGAGCGCAACACTGCGATGACGGCCGCCGGTGCATCCGATTGATATCGTCAGGTAGCTCTTCCCCTCCTGGCGGTAATGGGGGAGGAGGAATTGCAGCAGGTCCCGGAACCGGTCGAGAAACTCCCGGCAGATTTCCTGGTCGAAAATAAAATCCCGGACTGCGGGGTCAAGCCCGGTCTGACCGCGCAGATCGGGATGGAAATGCGGATTGGGCAGAAAACGCACATCCATCAACAGATCAGTACCCGGGGGGATACCATAGCGAAATCCGAACGACTGCACCAGAACTGCGAGAGGGGTGGCATCGTTGCCGCCCAGAACGAGGGCGGTGACCCGGGCCCGCAGCAGGTGCGGGGTCAGCTGCGAACTGTCGGTGATCATCGTCGCCTGGCCACGAAGTCCGGCCAGAAGCTCCCGTTCGCGGTGGATGCTGTCGAGGACGCCGACACCGCCACCGACCGGGTGGCGGCGGCGGGTTTCCGAATAGCGGCGCAACAGAATTTCGTCGCTCGCTTCGAAAAAGAGGATCTCGAGACGATAACCGGCCTGCCGGATCTCGGCGAAGACCGTCTCACTGGCAGCCAGAAAACTGCGATTGCGGATATCGAGGACAATGGCAACATCGCCACCGGCGGAGGCCGCCGCCGGGCTGATCTCGAGCAGGCGCGGCAAAAGCGGTATCGGCAGGTTGTCGACGACGAAAAACCCTTCGTCCTCCAGCGCCCGGGCCGCCGTCGTCTTTCCCGACCCGGAGAGTCCGGTGATGATGATCAGCCGTTTCTGGGTCATTCGAGATTATCCCCGATGATCTCATGGGCATGCAGCCGCGCCATCTCTGCCATCCGTTTTTCCAGCCGATCCTGGAATTCCAGGGCGCTGTGATAACCCATTTCCTTAAGGAGCTGGTTGCGCGCGGCAACCTCGACGATCGAGGTCATATTGCGTCCCGGGCGAATGGGAATGC is a window encoding:
- the rapZ gene encoding RNase adapter RapZ — protein: MTQKRLIIITGLSGSGKTTAARALEDEGFFVVDNLPIPLLPRLLEISPAAASAGGDVAIVLDIRNRSFLAASETVFAEIRQAGYRLEILFFEASDEILLRRYSETRRRHPVGGGVGVLDSIHRERELLAGLRGQATMITDSSQLTPHLLRARVTALVLGGNDATPLAVLVQSFGFRYGIPPGTDLLMDVRFLPNPHFHPDLRGQTGLDPAVRDFIFDQEICREFLDRFRDLLQFLLPHYRQEGKSYLTISIGCTGGRHRSVALAEALSPLIAGTGITVQTTHRDLDKG
- a CDS encoding PTS sugar transporter subunit IIA, producing MTGLIIATHGNLAEEFLQACSTIIGPLAMARSIAIRREDAVEEIRGRLAAAIEEVGGDGHGVLIMTDMFGGTPANLSLTFLDPGKVEVLTGVNLPMILKFFNTQENLSLVERAALVKAYGQQGITLASEFLTK
- a CDS encoding PTS system mannose/fructose/N-acetylgalactosamine-transporter subunit IIB, yielding MSIVLVRIDNRLIHGQVLEAWVPAVRANCIVVANDQAASAPFQRMLMEAAVPKGIKVLIGSVAESSALLSTGELDDFRVLLLYATSEDALRGLRSGAPFHELNLGNMHAGAGKQKLSCTIALDPEDIGNLQQLEADGVRIMSQCIPSDRERPWKNLLPLSDG